From a single Miscanthus floridulus cultivar M001 chromosome 8, ASM1932011v1, whole genome shotgun sequence genomic region:
- the LOC136475183 gene encoding 28 kDa ribonucleoprotein, chloroplastic-like, whose protein sequence is MANSCLSTAAAHSALRLLADAAGAQLQLQLQLHHASSSVFPRPARAHHRLVAAPAVPVHRRRALAVTVMASQEEAAAMAVEELEEFTEREGQLQEQDEGQEEGGAVESSSDDSVPSVAASTTTTTKLYFGNLPYNCDSAHLAGIVQEYASPEMVEVLYDRITGRSRGFAFVTMTTVQDCELVIKNLDGSLYGGRTMKVNFADRPKLKLPLYPETEHKLFVGNLSWTVTSEMLTEAFGRCGNVVGARVLYDGETGRSRGYGFVCYSTREEMDEAISSLNGMELEGREIRVNLALGKK, encoded by the exons ATGGCCAACTCCTGCCTCTCCACCGCCGCAGCGCACTCGGCGCTGCGCCTCCTGGCCGACGCCGCCGGGGcgcagctccagctccagctgcAGCTACATCACGCGTCGTCATCAGTGTTTCCGCGCCCGGCGCGCGCGCACCACCGGCTCGTCGCCGCGCCCGCGGTTCCCGTGCATCGGAGGCGCGCGCTCGCGGTCACCGTGATGGCGTCGCAGGAGGAGGCCGCGGCCATGGCTGTCGAGGAGTTGGAGGAGTTCACGGAGCGAGAGGGACAGTTGCAAGAGCAAGACGAAGGGCAGGAGGAAGGTGGAGCCGTCGAGTCTAGCTCGGACGACAGCGTCCCGTCGGTGGCCgcaagcaccaccaccaccaccaagctCTACTTCGGGAACCTGCCGTACAACTGCGACAGCGCGCACCTAGCCGGCATTGTGCAGGAGTACGCCAGCCCGGAGATGGTTGAG GTGTTGTACGATCGTATCACGGGAAGAAGCCGAGGGTTCGCCTTCGTGACGATGACCACGGTTCAAGACTGCGAGTTGGTCATCAAGAACCTCGACGGCAGC CTGTACGGTGGCCGGACGATGAAGGTGAACTTCGCCGACCGGCCGAAGCTGAAGCTGCCGCTGTACCCGGAGACGGAGCACAAGCTGTTCGTCGGCAACCTGTCGTGGACGGTCACGTCGGAGATGCTCACCGAGGCGTTTGGACGCTGCGGCAACGTGGTCGGCGCGAGGGTGCTCTACGACGGCGAAACCGGCCGCTCCCGGGGCTACGGCTTCGTCTGCTACTCCACCAGGGAGGAGATGGACGAGGCTATTTCCTCGCTCAACGGAATG GAATTGGAAGGCAGGGAGATCAGGGTCAACTTAGCCCTCGGAAAGAAGTAA
- the LOC136470725 gene encoding uncharacterized protein has translation MRGLKCNQDVAAYEHIAGAGSTKSTTRSKQRSLQSTVAVSIAGSSIRLHVATPTRRRGSVITAASAARLDRRSAALLLLSAAVPAASAATAPPASAAGIGLFGIRKKLERAEEAAAEAVREVEKAVEEAAAVGGEAVKEAEKEAGQVAGEGLQLVAGAEIAGDGLVQAAVVAGAEALGVAVGLSVVNGILKPEA, from the exons ATGCGAGGTTTGAAATGCAACCAAGACGTCGCCGCCTACGAGCACATCGCAGGAGCAGGGAGCACGAAAT CGACCACCAGATCAAAGCAGAGGTCTCTGCAATCCACCGTGGCCGTCTCCATCGCCGGCAGCAGCATCCGCCTCCACGTTGCCACGCCCACTCGCCGCCGCGGGAGCGTGAtcaccgccgcctccgccgcgcgGCTCGACCGGCGCTCGGCGGCCCTGCTCCTGCTCTCCGCGGCGGTTCCAGCGGCATCGGCAGCGACAGCTCCACCGGCGAGCGCCGCGGGCATCGGGCTCTTCGGCATCCGCAAGAAGCTGGAGCgcgcggaggaggcggcggccgagGCGGTGCGGGAGGTGGAGAAGGCcgtggaggaggcggcggcggtgggcggGGAAGCCGTGAAGGAGGCAGAGAAGGAGGCGGGCCAGGTCGCCGGCGAGGGCCTGCAGCTGGTGGCCGGCGCGGAGATCGCCGGGGACGGGCTGGTGCAGGCCGCGGTGGTCGCCGGCGCCGAGGCGCTCGGGGTCGCCGTGGGCCTGTCCGTGGTCAATGGCATCCTGAAGCCCGAAGCGTAG